The following proteins are encoded in a genomic region of Gemmatimonadota bacterium:
- a CDS encoding DUF983 domain-containing protein, which yields MTDSEPQPVPPTTSVLTALGRGLLLRCPRCGAGDLFASWVKPREACENCGLKLDRGEGDYFLGAYMVNLLVAEIVPALTLVIGIVVTWPEVPWRLLGGIVVGLAVALPFLFFPFSRTLWLALDSTFRRS from the coding sequence ATGACCGATTCGGAGCCCCAGCCCGTCCCGCCCACGACTTCGGTGCTGACCGCGCTCGGGCGCGGATTGCTGCTGCGCTGCCCGCGCTGCGGCGCCGGCGACTTGTTCGCGTCCTGGGTCAAGCCGCGCGAGGCGTGCGAAAACTGCGGGCTGAAGCTGGACCGCGGGGAGGGGGACTATTTCCTGGGCGCGTACATGGTCAACCTCCTGGTGGCGGAGATCGTGCCGGCGCTCACGCTGGTGATCGGCATCGTGGTGACCTGGCCGGAGGTGCCGTGGCGGCTGCTGGGGGGAATCGTGGTGGGGCTGGCCGTGGCCCTGCCCTTCCTGTTCTTTCCCTTCTCGCGCACGCTGTGGCTGGCGCTCGACTCCACCTTCCGCCGCTCCTGA